The DNA region ATAGGCGATTAAAACATAAGCTGTAATAGTACTATCTTCACTTGTAAAATTTCCTCTTCCAAATAAAAGTTTTGCAATCTCTAAAGCAAAAACTGAACCTATAATACTAGATACTATGAGCAAAATACTCAAAAACACTAAAACTCTTTGCATAAAACGCAAAGCCAAAGCTTCTTGCCCACTTTTTAAGTGCTTTAAAATCTTAGGAAAAGAAACCTGGGTTAAAGCAATTGCAAAAAGTGCAAGAGGAAGTTGAAAAATACGGTTTGCATAATAAAGATAAGAAATACTTCCACTGACTAAAAAACTAGCAATAGTAGTATCCAAAAGAGAACTTAACTGATTTGCAGAAGAACCTAAAACTCCATGAAAAAAATGACCATAAAAATCTTTTAATTTTGATTTAAATCTCCTTAATTTAAGACTTAAAACCATAGCACGTATTACAGAATTATTTTTTAAAACTAATAAATGTAAAACAAATTGAGCAAAACCACTTAAAACCGTAGCATAAGAAAAATAATAAAGAGTATCTTCAGGCATATTTTTATCAACAAAAAAAGCAGCTATAACTATACTTAAATTAAAAAGCGATGCTGAAAAAGAAGTGATAAAAAATTTTTGTCTATAATTTAAAATTGCACCCAAAAAAGTAACTAAAAAAATAAAAAATAAATACCAAAAATTAATTGCTACTAAAGGTGCAGCTAAAGCTATAGTATCTTTAGTGAAACCTAAAGCAAAAAGTTTGGTAAAAAAAGAAGAAAAAAAACTTACCAATAAACAAAATAAAAACACAAT from Campylobacter hepaticus includes:
- the murJ gene encoding murein biosynthesis integral membrane protein MurJ, with the translated sequence MKSLIFKNFIINALGILFSRILGLIRDILIALFLGAGLYSDIFFVALKMPAFFRRIFAEGAFGQSFLPSFVRARKKGAFCLNVIIQFSIIVFLFCLLVSFFSSFFTKLFALGFTKDTIALAAPLVAINFWYLFFIFLVTFLGAILNYRQKFFITSFSASLFNLSIVIAAFFVDKNMPEDTLYYFSYATVLSGFAQFVLHLLVLKNNSVIRAMVLSLKLRRFKSKLKDFYGHFFHGVLGSSANQLSSLLDTTIASFLVSGSISYLYYANRIFQLPLALFAIALTQVSFPKILKHLKSGQEALALRFMQRVLVFLSILLIVSSIIGSVFALEIAKLLFGRGNFTSEDSTITAYVLIAYLAGLLPFGLQKLFSLWLYAKFKQKIAAVIALKSLVISTLCSIVFIFLIQEENLKVIAVALSSSISAFYLLGANIKEFGFKNFFNLISIKICFLMIIVLFIFAVLLFLIKPYILSFFMWIFGNFKGVF